One Pseudomonadota bacterium genomic window, TCAAACTCGTCGATCAGTTCGCCGCCGAGCCCGGGACGCTGCTCCTCGTACCATTCCGCCGCTTCGGTGAGCTCAATGAGCGCCTCCGGACGAATCTGGCGCAGCCGCATTATTCGTGACGGACGTGGCGAAGGTCGGCGCGCAGCGAACGGAGGGCCTCATCGAGGTCGACAAGCTTCCCTTCGCCGCGCTCGATCTCTTCCACCCTGCGGACGGCCTCGTCTTGCCAAGCTTGGCGGATGTCGTCGGACGCATCCCTCCGTACGCTGTCAAGTATCGCTTCGCCGATACGGCGCCTGTCTTCCTCCGGCAGGGCCAGAGCTACTTCGAGAATCTTCTTCGAGGCGGACGTCACGCTTGAAGTCTACCCGGCCCCCTGGCCGCCTGCCACTGGAGCCCTTGAGTCGCGGGAGCGCAGCGGCATGCCCGCCAACGCGGTCACCCGTCGCACCAGCTCCGCGTCACCCGCCTCCAACACCGCCTCAGCCGCGCGCACGACCTCCGCTTCCAGCACGCCCCACGCCAGGCGTACTGCGCCTCAAGCCTGCTCACTGCGCGCCCTGCCTCGATGTCGCGCAGCAACTCCAGCGCCAGCCTAGCAACATAGCCCCCACGTTGGCCCAAAGCGCACG contains:
- a CDS encoding addiction module protein, producing the protein MTSASKKILEVALALPEEDRRRIGEAILDSVRRDASDDIRQAWQDEAVRRVEEIERGEGKLVDLDEALRSLRADLRHVRHE